The following are from one region of the Halarcobacter sp. genome:
- a CDS encoding DCC1-like thiol-disulfide oxidoreductase family protein, with translation MKIELYYDKECPFCKYYANYIELKQNHNLILQNVRESKKTIDEFRNLGFDINDGFIIRVDEKDLYQGSDAIIYLNKISKKRIYFKDNKFFRNYIYSFVKILRKIILNLIGKDTKI, from the coding sequence ATGAAAATAGAACTATACTATGATAAAGAGTGTCCTTTTTGTAAATATTATGCAAATTATATAGAACTAAAACAAAATCATAATCTTATTCTTCAAAATGTAAGAGAGAGTAAAAAGACTATTGATGAATTTAGAAATCTTGGATTTGATATAAATGATGGATTTATAATAAGAGTAGATGAAAAAGATTTATATCAAGGTTCAGATGCAATTATATATTTAAATAAAATCTCTAAAAAAAGAATTTATTTTAAAGATAATAAATTTTTTAGAAATTATATCTATTCATTTGTAAAAATATTAAGAAAAATTATTCTTAATTTAATAGGTAAAGATACTAAAATTTAG